The Glycine max cultivar Williams 82 chromosome 12, Glycine_max_v4.0, whole genome shotgun sequence genome window below encodes:
- the ATG8d gene encoding autophagy-related protein 8d isoform X1 encodes MAKSSFKMEHPLERRQAEASRIREKYPDRIPVIVERAEKSDVPEIDKKKYLVPADLTVGQFVYVVRKRIKLSPEKAIFIFVKNILPPTAAMMSAIYEENKDEDGFLYMTYSGENTFGLVF; translated from the exons ATGGCTAAGAGCTCATTCAAGATGGAACACCCACTTG AGAGGAGGCAGGCTGAAGCATCTCGAATAAGAGAGAAGTATCCTGACAGAATTCCA GTAATTGTTGAAAGGGCTGAGAAGAGTGATGTTCCTGAAATTGACAAGAAAAA GTATCTTGTACCCGCTGATTTGACTGTTGGTCAGTTTGTGTATGTGGTGCGGAAGAGAATCAAGCTGAGTCCTGAGAAGGCGATCTTCATTTTTGTTAAGAATATTTTACCACCAACTG CGGCAATGATGTCTGCAATTTATGAGGAAAACAAGGATGAAGATGGCTTTCTATATATGACTTACAGTGGAGAGAACACATTTGGGCTTGTGTTCTGA